The Synechocystis sp. PCC 6714 genome includes the window GGCAATGACGGATTTAACTTTGGCCATCTGTTCAATGGTGTCAATATCCCCCAGCCCCAGGTGATCCGCCGCCACATTCAGCACTACCCCCACGTCACAGCTATCAAAGGCTAAACCTGCCCGCAAAATTCCGCCCCGGGCCGTTTCCAACACCGCCACTTCCACCGTGGGATCCCGTAAAATCACCCCAGCACTCTGGGGCCCAGTGTTATCGCCCTTTTCTACACAATACTCATTGATGTAGATGGCATCGGTGCTGGTGTAACCCACCGTTTTGCCCGTTTGCCGATAAATGTGGGCCAGTAAACGGGTGGTGGTGGTTTTGCCATTGGTGCCCGTCACCGCCAAAATGGGAATGCGGCTGGGGGTCCCGGGGGGAAATAGCATATCCAACACCGGGGCAGCCACGTTGCGGGGTAAACCTTGGCTTGGGGCCACATGCATACGAAAACCGGGGGCAGCATTAACTTCCACAATTACCCCATTGGTTTCCCGCAGGGGCTTACTGATGTCGGAGGTCACCACGTCGATGCCGGCAATGTCCAGCCCAATTACTTTAGCTACCCGTTCCATTAACCAGATATTTTCCGGGTGAATATCATCGGTGCGGTCAATGGCAATGCCTCCGGTGCTTAGGTTAGCGGTGGCCCGTAGGTAAACCACTTCATCCTTGGGTAACACACTATCCAAGTTATACCCCTGGCGTTCCATCACATCTATCGCCGTTTTATTGACCACGATTTTGGTGAGGATATTATCATGGCCATCGCCCCGATTGGGATCCTGGTTAGTTTTCTCGATCAACTCACTAATGGTGGAACTCCCATCCCCAGTCACATGGGCTGGAATCCTCTCCGCCACCGCCACCAGTTTGCCATTGACTACTAGCACCCGATGGTCACTGCCTTCGTAGTAACGCTCCACAATGATGGCACGACTTTTGGACTCCTCGGCGGCCAAATCATAGGCGGCGATCGCCTCCTGCCAATGACGGACATTGATGGTGATGCCCCGGCCATGGTTGCCATCCAGGGGTTTAATCACTACGGGATAGCCCCCCACATCGTTAATGGCTTCCTCAAGATCGTCAAAATATTGGATGGTGGTGCCCCGGGGAACGGGAATGCCCGCATCCTGCAAAATCGTCTTGGTGCCCTCCTTATCGCAAGCTAGTTCTACCCCGAGAATGCCGGAATGGGAACTGAGGGTCGCCTGGATTCTCTGTTGATATACCCCATAACCCAACTGCACCATGGCCCTAGCGCTGAGCAACATCCAAGGAATTTTGCGGGCTTCCGCTTCCGTAACAATGGTTTCCGTGCTGGGTCCCAGGGCCGAGTTAGCCCCTAAATCCCGCAAATCTTCCAGATCCTTTTCCAACTCCAACCTGGGATAATCCCCTGTGTCTACTAAGGAACGACATAAACGCACCGCTGCCCGGCCAGCGTAACGTCCCGCCTGCTCATCCACATACTCATAGACAACGTTATAAACGCCTGGGGTGGAAGTTTCCCTGGTGCGGCCAAAACCCGCCGTCATTCCCACCAACTCCTGCAGTTCCAGGGCCACATGCTCGACAATATGACCCATATAAGTCCCTTCTTTTACCCTTTCCAAAAATCCCCCCTGGTATCCCGGCGAGCAGAAGTGTTCCACCAGGGAAGGCAAAACCTTGATCAATCCCTCATAGAAACCGGGAATACTGTTGGAGGGCCGCTCTGCCAAATCCTCCAGATCTAGGCGCATCACAATGAGCTTCTTGCGTCGAATACTCCAATAGTTAGGGCCGCGGAGAGTCAGAGTTTTAAGAATTTTCATGATCTGTGTCAGTCAAGAACCAATGCAAGAAGCACAACACGCCGACTATCATTCTCAAGCTAGGCCTCTGACTGAAACTGTTCGCTGTGAACAATTGATCCGAGGGGCCCACTGGGGCCGAGAAGTCATACCGGCCCTGTCTTACCCCCTAGACTACCCGAGGAAATGCCCGTTGTTTGCCCTGATGGTAAACTTCCCCGTGGACAAGGATGTTAAGGCGTAAATTATGGAGACTTAGGGGAGCATTGGCCCCCACTAGGGCGGCATTGGTGTAGCTCATGTCCCTGGCATCTACAAAGGACACCGTCCCCTGGCCGATCACTTTAACGGAACCGTCCCGCTCGAACATAGCGCAGGTATCTTCATCAATACCCAAACCCAGCAGTTCAGGGTGGGTAGAAATGGCACTCAACAGTCGAGCCATGCGGTTACGGTTATGGAAATGCTGGTCTACGACGATCTCCGGCACAATGCCCAGCCCCACTGCCATATCCACCAAAGCCCGATTCGGCCATTCGCCACTACTACCCCCGGCAATCATGTGATGCCCCATCACCGCCGCCCCAGCACTGGTACCTGCTAAACTGATTTCCCCGTTATGTACCCGTTGACGGATGCGGTCCATCAGGGGCGTGTCTGCTAACAGGCCACAGAGACGCAACTGGTCTCCCCCGGTCATGAAAATGCCTGTACACTGTTCCACGAATTCTCGATAACCACTGTCGTCCCCCTGGGAACGGTCACGGATGTCCAAGACTTTTAGCTCTTTTACCCCCATGTCACCAAAGATAGTCTGATATCTTTCCCCAATTAACAAAGGCTCCCGAGAGGCAGAAGGAATGATACCGATAATGGCTTCGGTGCCACCGGAACGCGACCAAAATGTTTGCAAAATTTCACGGCCGTGAACTTTATCTTCTGCACCACCAATAATCAGGATGGCTGGTTGGAAGGATAGGGGCATTGTCAACTCTTAGGGGTTCAGTTCTCTGATCAGCAGACTAATATTATCTTGACCGGACAAAGAAAAAAAGTCCATGCCAAGAGTTTTTGCGGGCATTTTGACAACGATTGGAACTGGTTGATGTCTTCCGAATCTCCGGATCTAATTAGCACTTTTCTCCGGCAGAGTTGGCACATTGTTACCGCCGCCGACCAAATATTGTTAAACCAGCTTACAACCCAAGTCAAATTGGGCTAATCCGAGCCCCCGTGAGGATTAACTGGGGGGATTTTCCGGTGGAGTGCTGGGTTCAGTTTCGGGGACTGGGGTTGCTGGGGCATTAATGACATCCTTAGCGCTTAGGCCGTCCGTTTGGATTCCTAAAAACCAGAGAGCGGAGGCCGCTTCCCCCCTGTTTACGGAGCGCTGGGGTTGAAAAATGGTGATGTAACCAAACACTCTTTTGAGGTTGGCTTGATCCCCATTTTGGAAGTCTGCGGCTAGGGCGGGCCAAATATTGGGATTGATTTTGGCGGCATCCTGAAAGCCCCAGGTTTCTTTGATATTTTCCAGACTGGCATTGGGCAGGGCCCGGCGGTGGTCTAGGGGCACTTTCCAACGGACTAAATCTTCCCTGGTTAGGGGCGCATCGGGACGAAACTGGCTGGCGGTGGGATCGCTGGTGAGACTAGAGGGAATTAAACCAGCATCGGCTAAACCTTGAATTTGGGCGAAGTCGGGGTGGGTGGGCGGTACATCGGTGAAAAGGGCGGTAGCGTTGCTAGGGGCGGGTCGGATTTGTTTACTAGGTTGGTTAGCAAAAAAAACGTTATTGGCCTGGAATAACCAGCGGGCAAATTCCCCCCGACTGATGTTACTTTGGGGCGCAAATTCCTGCCCTGTCTTGGCTTGGACTATGCCCAATTCACTTAAATCTTGAATTTCTTCCCTTCGGCGATCGCCGACTTGGTTGAGATCACTGAAAGCACCTGAGGAAAGGGTGACAGTGGTTGTGGGCTCCGGGGTGGCGGGGGTATCCGGCTCCGTTGGTTCTGGGGTTGGGGTTGGGGAAATAGTGGTGGTGGTGCTGGGGGAACTGCCCAGGGAGGGATTAGCAGCAAAACGATCCTGCAATGCCTGGTTGCCACTACAGGCCCCCAACAGGGCGCAAAGTCCGACAATTAAATAAGAAAAAAACGACGAAGATTTCTGAGCCATCGGCGGCACTGCTGGCTAAATTGGGCAAACTTTTTGAGCAACAGGGGAGTAATACCCCCATAGATCCTATCAAATCGGTAATGGAATAGTAGATCCAGCACGTCGTCATAGTCGAGGTAGCTAAGATAGGTGACCCCCAAATCAATTTGGCGATCGCCGAATTCGAGATAGACCCGTTGACTTAAATTTTCTGTCCGTTGCCAGGGTTCAGCGAAATGGGCTTTCATGGCCTGCTCATATTTTTCAAAAGCTTGGGGATCGCCCTGGAGATAATCCACCACAAAAGGAATGGCAATATTGGCCCCCTGCATGCCATGGCGGATGCCTTCCCCCCCTAAAAAATTCACCGTTGACACCGCATCGCCGATGGCCACCACCGGGCCCCGATGGTAAGTATCTCCCTGGTTAACGGCGTAATTCAACACAGAACCATGGATTTCCTCTAGCTTGTATTGGTTTTTTTCTAGTCTTAAATAATTACGAATAATAGCTTCGGTATAAAAACGAATCGGTTTCAACTGACCTAGATAACGATGTTGCCCAGCAAAAATAGCAGTGCCCACTTTTAATTGTTGATTATCCATGGGAAAAATCCAGGAATAACCCTGGGGACTCCAACGGTAACCGAGGAAAAAAACTAGGGTATCAGCAAATTTTTGATGGATATTTTGATCCACCCTAATTAAATATTCTGTGCCAATGCCTCGATAATATTTACTGCTATCGGCTTTGATAGTTTGCCCATTTTGCCCATAATTGATCACCGCCCGCTTTGACCCCGTAGCGTCAATTAGCACTTGGGTTTTTACCGTTACCTTTTCCGCCGGGGAGCGCCGTAAGGTTACCTCTAATCCATTCTCCACCTGTTTATAAGCCAAGAAACGGTGTCCTAACCAAACTTGTCCCCCAGCTTGTTCCACTGAATCTGCTAAAAATTGCCGCAATTTTGCAAAGTCGAACACCACCCCCCTGGGTTGATCGCCATACCATATCTGTTCTTTTTCTGTAGCGGCGATCGCCAAATTGGTCCAATAACGGGCCACCACCCCTGGGGGAAGATCGAACAATGCCATGGTTTCCAAAGGACTAGCGGCGCTGGAGTAATTATTTTGGCTAAAATTTGAATGTTGCTCCACCAGTAGAACCGGAATTCCCCGCTGAGCCAACTGCCGGGCACATTGTCCCCCGGCGGGGCCAGCCCCAATCACCGCCACTGCAAACTCATCCATTCCTTCCTCAGTTAAGTCCTCAACACAGTCAAAACATCATCAAAACACCAACGGGCCAATTTGTAATGTCCCCATCCCAGCCTCCCCTACCCATTGTCGATTTTGAGCCGGAGAGTTTTCTCATTCTGGTGGTGGATGATGTTAAGGAGAATATTCATATTATTTCTGAATTGTTGGAAGGGGTAGGTTACAGCACCACTTTTGTTACTTCTGGGCCAGAAGCATTGCAACGGGTGCCCCAGGCCCGTCCAGATTTAATTCTCTTGGACTTGATGATGCCAGGTATGGACGGACTGGAAGTGTGCGATCGCCTCAAACAGGATCCCCAAGTCAGGGACATTCCGGTAATTTTTCTCACCGCCAGCAATGAAAAGCAACATCTGCTCCAAGCCTTTGCTAAAGGAGCGGTGGATTATGTGACCAAACCATTTAACCCGCCGGAACTGCTGGCCCGGGTGAAAACCCACCTGGAATTAAAACAGACCAGGGACCATCTCCACCACAGCCTACTGGAGCAGGCAAAAACCGCGGAAGCCCTTTCCACCATATCTACCCGTTTAACCACTTTAGTACATAACCTCCGGGCAGGTGTATTGATGACCGATGCTGGCGGTAGTATTGTGGTGGTCAATCCTGAATTTGCCCGGCTGTTTAATCTGGGATTCCCCGCTGACCTCCTTCTGGGCAAAAATTTAACGGCGATCGCCCCCCGCGTTAATGGGCTCTTTGCCAATGGTAAGAGCTTAGTCCATGATTTTTTGGCGATCGATTCCCCAGAGCCATTGCTAAAAATGGAACTGCCCCTACAGGACGGCCGTTTTTTTGAACGGGATTACGTACCCATTGTCTTAGGAGACAGCGCCCAAGGACATTTTTGGTTGTACCGAGACATCAGCCAACGTAAACAGGTGGAGGTAATTCAAGGGCAGTCCCTGGAAATGGAACGACGTATGCGTCAACAACTGGCCGAACAAAACCAGGAATTGGCAGCGGCCACCACTGCGGCGGAGGCGGCCAATCGCTCCAAAACTGAATTTTTGGCCACCATGAGCCACGAAATTCGCACCCCCATGAATGCCATCATCGGCATGACGGGACTATTGCTCGATACAGAATTAAATACCCAACAAAAATATTTCACCCAAACAATCCGTAATAGTGGGGAAACTCTGCTCACTCTGATCAACGACATTTTGGATTTTTCCAAAATTGAGGCCGGTAAATTAGACCTGGAGATTTATCCCTTCGACCTGGGGCAGTGCCTAGAAGAAGCGTTGGATTTGGTTCTACCCAGCGCCCGGCAAAAGTCCCTGACCCTAGTGCGGCGTTTTCTGACTTCCATTCCCCCCAATCTCCAAGGGGATGTGACCCGTCTACGGCAAATTTTGGTCAATCTGCTCAGCAATGCGGTCAAGTTTACCGAAGCAGGGCAAATCAAGGTAACGGTGGAGGTGGTAGACCATGACATGGCCAAGGGAGAATATCAACTCTGTTTTGCGGTGCAGGATACCGGCATTGGCATTGCCCCCAATCAGCAACAGGCGCTATTCCAGGCTTTTAGTCAGGGCAATTCTTCCATCACCCGTCGTTTTGGAGGTACAGGGCTGGGTTTGGCCATTTGTGTTCGTTTAACAGCTCTGATGGGAGGAACAATCTGGGCGGAAAGTAATGGCTCTGTGGTGGGCAAACCCCCGGTCCATTGGCAGTTGGGACAGCCGACCATGCCAGGCTCCACTTTCTATTTCACCGTTAACCTGACGGTAGTGCCCAGTTGCGCCTATTCTGCCCATAAATTACGCCATTCTCTTTTCATTGGGCGATCGGTGTTGATGGTGGACTATAACGAAAGCAGAGCCACCAGAATGCAAAATCTTTTGGCGAGCTGGCGTCTCCAGGCGGAACAGATAATTTTTTCTTCCCCGGAGCAACTCCGGGAGGATTTACAGAGGAAATTGAGGGATAAAACTTACGGTGCCCTAATTTTGCACTGTCCCTATCCCATCGATGAAACGAAAAACTTTGGTGATTTTGACCTGGAACAGATCGCTGCGTGGGTGCCAACGGACCAGGGGGTCCCGGTGCTGGTGTCAACGGATATTTATCTATCCCCCGGGGAGCGCTACCGTGAGGAAAAACCGCCGGTGCAAGCTTGGCTCCCCAGTCCCATCAATCCCGATGAGTTGGAAAATGCTTTGGTCCAAATTTTTAGCCAAACTGCTCCCCCCACGCTAGTTTCCACGGATCCCATTGACGGTCTCGTATTTCCTTACTCTCCTTCCAATTTAACTATTCTCTTGGCAGAGGACAATCTAATTAACCAACAGGTGGCTAGGCTGTTACTGAAAAAGTTGGGTTACCAGGTCGATGTGGTTAACAACGGCCAAGAGGCTTTATCAGCTCTGGAAAAACGTGATTATGACGTGGTGTTGATGGATGTGGAAATGCCGGAAATGGACGGTTTAACCGCCACGGAGCGCATTCGTCGGTTCCATGGCCAGGAACAAAAACCCTGGATCATTGCGGTGACAGCCTATTCCTTGGAAGGTGATCGGGAACGATGTTTGGCCAGCGGGATGAATGATTATGTCAGTAAGCCAATTCGTTTGGAGGCACTGCAGCAGGCGTTACAGGTGGCCACCACCGGACTCAGGTCGCCGGACAAAGACCAAGTTAATCCCATTGTTTTCGAGGGTAGTGGCATTGATGCTAACAACTCCCGAGGGCCGGCCATAACTTTGTTACCTCCCATTGACCAAGGGGTAATTAACTCTCTGCGGGAATTGGATGGGGAAAATGGCAATCTGATTTTAAAGGAAATTACGGATATTTATCACCAAACGGTGCCAGACCTATTGCAAAGAATCAAAATGGCGATCGCCAATCAAAATTGGGGAGAGTTAGGTTTGGCCACCCATACCCTGGGCTCTAGTAGCGCCAATTTGGGCGCTGTGCTTCTGGCCCAGCAGGCAAAAACCCTGGAAAACCTAGCCCGCCAACGGAACGCCAAAGCAATGGACCCCATCCATTATCAGACCCTAACGGAGAGCTATGAAAGGGTCCAAGGGGAACTTAAAACCATACTTGATCGCCCCTAGACAGGTTCCCCCTGGCTTTGGTTGGTTAGAATACTGGATGTTTTCTCCAGCAATGTAGCATGACCGTTAGTGAATTGATGTCTGAGGCCCCGTTGCCGAAATTATCCCTAGTGACCATGTTCCGTCTCGGACTCTTTCAGATGGGGCTGGGCATTATGTCCCTACTTACTCTGGGGGTACTCAACCGGGTGCTGATTGACGAGCTAGCGGTGTTGCCCTGGGTGGCCGCTACGGCGATCGCCATGTACCAATTTGTCAGTCCTTTTAAAGTTTGGTGTGGACAACTCTCCGACAGCCACCGACTTTGGGGTTACCATCGCACTGGTTACGTCTGGTTGGGGGCAGTGGGCTTTACCGTACTTTCCTTCATTGCATTGCAAGTCGTCTGGCAACTGGGCCTAAGCTTGCAAAATAATGGTTGGGGGCCCCTAACAATTTTCTGGAGCATTGTACTGGGCATAGTTTTTGCCTCCTATGGGGTAACCCTAAGTTTGAGTTCTACTCCCTTTGCTGCCCTATTGGTGGATGTGTCCGACGAGGATAACCGCTCCAAACTGGTGGGCATTGTCTGGTCCATGTTGATGGTGGGCATTGTGCTAGGGGCCATTGTTAGTTCCCGCTTGCTTAATACGCCAGAAATTTGCGGCCCTGCATTATTGGATGCCGATGGGCTGATAGTGAAAAAAACCGTCGACATTGCCCAACTACAACGGGGCATTAATCCGGTGTTTATTATCATGCCGGCGATTGTGGTTTTTCTCTCCTGGCTGGCCACGGTGGGGGTGGAAAAAAAATATTCTCGCTTTGGCGATCGTTCCGGGGGCAGGGAGGATGAAATTACCCTAGGGCAAGCCATGAAGGTGTTGACCGCCAGCCGACAAACCGCCATTTTCTTCGGTTTTCTGTTGCTATTAACCCTGAGTCTATTTATGCAGGATGCGGTGTTGGAACCCTACGGCGGGGAAGTGTTTAATCTCTGCATTTCCGAAACTACCCAATTGAATGCCTTTTTTGGCATGGGCACCCTGTTGGGCATTGGTTCCACCGGCTTTTTTGTGGTGCCCCGTTTGGGTAAGCAACGCACCACTTCTTTGGGATGCGCCCTAGCTGCCCTTTGTTTTTCCCTATTAATTCTGGCGGGCTTCCAGCAAAATGTGACTCTGTTAAAATCCGGTTTACTTTTCTTCGGTTTAGCATCGGGCATGATCACCGCCGGAGCCACCAGTTTGATGTTAGATCTGACTGCGGTGGAAACCGCTGGTACTTTCATTGGGGCTTGGGGGTTGGCCCAATCCATTTCCAGAGGATTAGCCACGGTGGCCGGGGGGACGGTTTTAAATATTGGCAAAGCCATTTTTACCAATGCGGTGCTGGCCTATGGTTTAGTGTTCGCTCTCCAAGCCCTGGGATTAATTGGCTCTATTTTTCTGCTCAACAAAGTTAATGTACGGGAGTTCCAGGACAATGCCAAAACGGCGATCGCCACGGTCATGGCAGGAGATTTAGATGGCTGAGATGAGGAAAGGGAAAGTAAAAACTCCCCCATTTCCCCCACAGATCTAGGCTTTCCGAGAATAATACTCAATTACAAGCAATTCATTGATCTGCAACGCTACCCACTCACGGTCAATAACACTGTTGACCTTGCCAGTGAAAGTATTTTTATCGAACTCCAAATGGGAAGGCACATTGGCCAAACCCGGAAATTCCATATTGGTTTCCACTAATTTACGGGAACGATCCCGGTCCCGCACACTGACAACATCCCCTGGACGACACTGGTAGCTAGGAATATCCACTACTTGACCGTTAACGGTAATGTGGCCGTGGCAGACTAACTGCCGGGCCCCCGGAATGGTGCCAGCCATGCCCAAACGGAACACGGTGTTGTCCAAGCGCATTTCCAGCAGTTCCAACAGAGCTTGTCCGGTGGAACCCGTAGCCCGACGGGCTTTTTTCACATAACGGACCAATTGCTTTTCCGTAATGCCGTAGTTCAAGCGGAGTTTCTGTTTTTCTTCTAGCCGAATGGCATACTCAGAACGTTTGCGACGGGCTTGGCCATGTTGGCCGGGGGGGTAGGCACGGCGAGGGGATTTGCGGCTTAAACCGGGTAACTCCCCAAGGCGGCGGACGATCCGCAGACGAGGTCCTCTATAACGAGACATCTTAGTTGGTCATCTCCTAATTAATAATTCCCAAACGTCCCATTATAGGTGGGAAACGTCCGTTGCCGCTACCGGCCAAAATGATCTTTTCCCTACTCCATGGGTTTTACCACTCACCAAAAGTTTTAGACATCCCCCAAATAAGCTTCTAAAACCCTAGGATCGGACTGGATTTGCTCAGGACTGCCGTCAGCTAAGTTTCTTCCTTCCGCCAATACCCAAACGTGGTGACAGAGGGTCATAATCACATCCATGTTGTGTTCAATGACCAGAAAAGTGATGCCCTGGCGGTTCCAGTTGACAATATGTTCACAAATTTGCCCAATTAGAGTGGGGTTAACCCCAGCGGCCGGTTCATCCAGCAGAATTAGTTTCGGATTGCTCATCAAGGCCCGGGCCATTTCTAGCAATTTCCGTTGCCCCCCCGATAACGCTCCGGCATAATCGTGGACTTTGGCTCCTAGACCGACTGATTCCAACATGGCCATGGCTTTTTCCCGGTTGGCCCTTTCTTCCCTTTGTACCCTGGGAAAATTGATTAGTCGGGGCAGAAACTTTTCCCCTATTTGATGCTGATCCGCCAGCAACATATTTTCCAACACCGTTAAGCGGGAAAGCACTTTGGCCACCTGAAAAGTCCGCACGCAACCCCGCAAAGCAATTTGGTGGGGAGGTAAATGGCTAACCGGATCACCGTCAAATAGCACTTCCCCTTGATCCGGGCGGATAAAGTTGGAGAGCAAGTTAAATAGGGTGGTTTTTCCAGCACCGTTGGGGCCGATTAAACCCGTGATGCTACCTTCTTTGACCACAATATCGGCATGGTCCACCGCCCGCAGACCACCAAATTTTTTACATAGCCCCTGGGCTAGAAGAAGAGAACTTTCTGGGCTACCGAGATTTTCTGCGGGGGTGATGCGATCACTCATGGAAAATTTGTCAATTGCGACTTAATTACCGAAAAAACGGACTAGAACCCCTGGGCTTACCCGTGGGGAGATAAGTTGGCAATGTAGAGTACTTATGTTTTTAAAACTCTACTGGGGCGCCTTACCCATGGTTTCTAGCCAGCGATAGTTAGAGGCGATCGCCGCTTTGAAGGTGGGATAGACTTTGTACTCCACATCAAATTCCTGGCAGACATCTTTAATTATATTCTCCAGTTGGGGGTAATGGATATGGCAAATATTGGGGAAAAGATGATGGGTAACTTGATGATTCAATCCGCCACAAAACCAGTTCCAAAAAGGATTAGTAGTAGCAAAGTTAGCGGTGGTACGAATCTGGCAAATAGCCCACTCATCGTCAATGGCACCGGATTCCGTATCGGGGGTTAAAAATTCAGTGGACTCTAACACATGGGCCAGCATGAAGATGGTGCAGACCACAATGCCATAGGTCATATAGGTGACGGAAGCGCCAATTAACACTTCTGGAACAGAAAATCCAAGGGCTAGGGGTAAGCCGAAAACGTAGCCCAGCCAGAGTATTTTAATGGTCAACAAACTGACTAATTCCAGGGGCTGAAAGGAAGGAATTTTATGCTCGTGATACTTACCATTATTCAGTACCAAATAA containing:
- a CDS encoding fatty acid desaturase — translated: MLTAERIKFTQKRGFRRVLNQRVDAYFTEQGLSQRDNPSMYLKTLIIVLWLFSAWAFVLFAPVIFPLRLVGCMVLAVALAAFSFNVGHDANHNAYSSNPHINRALGMTYDFVGLSSFLWRYRHNYLHHTYTNILGHDVEIHGDGVVRMSPEQEHFGVYQFQQLYIWGLYLFIPFYWFLYDVYLVLNNGKYHEHKIPSFQPLELVSLLTIKILWLGYVFGLPLALGFSVPEVLIGASVTYMTYGIVVCTIFMLAHVLESTEFLTPDTESGAIDDEWAICQIRTTANFATTNPFWNWFCGGLNHQVTHHLFPNICHIHYPQLENIIKDVCQEFDVEYKVYPTFKAAIASNYRWLETMGKAPQ
- a CDS encoding ABC transporter ATP-binding protein; this encodes MSDRITPAENLGSPESSLLLAQGLCKKFGGLRAVDHADIVVKEGSITGLIGPNGAGKTTLFNLLSNFIRPDQGEVLFDGDPVSHLPPHQIALRGCVRTFQVAKVLSRLTVLENMLLADQHQIGEKFLPRLINFPRVQREERANREKAMAMLESVGLGAKVHDYAGALSGGQRKLLEMARALMSNPKLILLDEPAAGVNPTLIGQICEHIVNWNRQGITFLVIEHNMDVIMTLCHHVWVLAEGRNLADGSPEQIQSDPRVLEAYLGDV